A DNA window from Zingiber officinale cultivar Zhangliang chromosome 3A, Zo_v1.1, whole genome shotgun sequence contains the following coding sequences:
- the LOC122053227 gene encoding uncharacterized protein LOC122053227, producing MRSGASKSPPLSSNPDPSPCLSSSSNHSPASDDSSSRCEGLDLLVLAVIEIFGDRVFEKERIGRSGGGEAAAKNGRNEAREEEFAGGLKRKGNRRESTMPSRFKDSVLQPWKRSTRRRLSAGKRLDSGLLAPRSMLIRVHRKIQMGALLFASLAC from the exons ATGAGAAGTGGAGCGTCAAAGTCTCCACCTTTGAGCTCCAATCCCGATCCCTCGCcatgcctttcttcttcttccaatcactCCCCTGCCTCCGACGACTCCTCTAGCCGCTGCGAGGGCCTCGACCTGCTGGTGCTCGCTGTGATCGAAATCTTTGGGGACAGAGTTTTCGAGAAGGAGCGCATTGGGAGGAGCGGAGGCGGCGAGGCGGCGGCGAAGAACGGGAGAAACGAGGCGAGGGAGGAAGAGTTTGCAGGCGGATTGAAGCGGAAAGGGAATAGAAGGGAATCGACAATGCCTTCTAGGTTCAAGGATTCTGTGTTGCAGCCATGGAAGCGGAGCACCCGCCGGCGACTGAGCGCCGGCAAGCGATTGGATTCGGG GCTTTTGGCACCAAGAAGCATGTTGATACGAGTGCATAGGAAAATCCAAATGG GAGCTTTGTTGTTTGCGTCACTGGCTTGTTGA